The genome window ttttgtatTGGTTAAGGTTCGACAGAAGGGAATTTGAGGCAGTGTGGGAGTAGAAACAGTGGAGAAGAAGCAAGAAATGCAGTGACAGTTGCAGATGCCAATGGGGCAATATATTACTCACAGTATTTGCAGGGGACAGGAGTGAGTTCAGGTCAAAAGGATATTGTTGTGATTGATAATAATGGATGTGGGTTTAGTGGGAGAAAAGAGGGTTCATATTCAAGTGAATCTGGGGAGCCCTTGAGAGCAATCCTTTCTGATCCTATAACGTATGTTTTCGTTTTCTGCATAATTCTGTTCTAGTCTGTCTTGAACCGTTTTGTTAAACTTGCTGCATAGATGTCTTACCTTAatgcaataaaaattaaatcttgGTATTCATAATGTTCTAAGTGGAGTGATGTTAAGGTCCTCTCCTAAGGACTAAGGTTGTTGAAATGAGAAACAAGGTTGATTGTCAAAAGGGCAACCCAactccaaccaagttggtcacaCTGTTGACTTGATAACGCAAGGTCAACTCCCAGTGGGAGCAGCCTATGGACCTTCTTGGATTGCGCCGGTCTGTTATGGGCAACCCAAGCTGGTTTATCCCACCTTGTGGTCATTTGCCGGCTAGAGTCATAAGGCAGGTTTACTGCATGTTTGGATAGTGGTTGCAGGTTTCCTCGTCACTCAAGGTGGATAGTCAAAAGGCCCAAAGTTGGCAATTCTGGGTGAAAATGGTTAGGAGAATATTTGCTaaagttggttttttttttttttagtttgcatCTCGTGGATGTAGAATGCGATTTCTTTGCTTCTAGGTTTCTAGCTGAGCACggtcaatatataaaattagacAAAGAGATGCTTATATATACTCTAtgtattttatttctattaatgTGGTCGACATGGTTGATGCTTGGTAGGTAGCACATAAGGAAATAGCACTAGTTGGGGATAATAATCCCCTTATGGAACATATTAGGGTTTGATCTGTGTTGTCGTGATTCTTAATGCAAGAGCTGAGTATACGACTTGCTTCTAAACATGTTGCCTGTGCTTAATTAGCTCTAATATCTTGTCAAGTGATGCATTGGATGATTCTTTCGTTTTGCTAATACAGAGGTGCACTTATGGATGATGGTGTGATATTGCCTTGTGGGCATTCCTTTGGTAATGGTGGAGTAGAACATGTAATTAGAACGGTGAGTCTTGAAAaaagttatttataaattacattttCTTTCCGAGTAATAGGCCATAAAAACAAATCACTAAAATCTTTGTTTGGTAGGTGAGTATAAAAGAATTGGGCTTTTCTAGCCCAAGACTTCTCATTCTCTTTCTCTACCGTCAatattttctttcctaatctGATTGCTATTTTTTAAAGAACGAATTTGGTTCTGGAATAAGTATATTTCTCATGCGATTAGACAATATCTTTGGTGCATTTCCAGAAATCTTGCTATAATTGTGCACAGCCAGTGTCTGAAGATTCAGTGGCCCCAAATCTTTGTAAGTGTACTATCCTATACATAATGGGTTTTTGGATTCTGAAACTGTAAATAGGGTGGCAGAATAAAAGGTCATGCTATTTTTGTTTGGGGACAGGATATTGCCAACGTATTTACTTCCTTTTTAAGATAAAGTAATGAAATTGTAGAAAACGAAGATGAAATAAGCTATATTTTCCGCTTTCACTAAAGTCTGCTGATTTGTTGTTTCCTTGCTATACCTGTGTAGCTCTCCGGGCTGCTGTCCAGGCATTTCGTAGAGAAGAAGAGTCACAAGTTAATCGCCCGCcaaaaagaagaaaggaaagaCCCGAGCAGGTTTACAGATGTTTCCTTTGTCTTTATATATGGTTTTAGGTTTAAATCGTTGCATTTAAGAGAGTAACGCCTTTGTAATTACTCGTGTAGGAGAAGGGAGCATCTGGTGATTCAATGCTCGGAGATCCAAAGGGAAGAGGAGTGCAGTTTCCATTTGTCGTGACTGACAGGGTCATAATAAAGGTTTCTAAAATCccaatttttatcaatatatTCCTCAATGAGTTCTGAAATGAGTTCGAgaatttataattaatgaaaacaggGTAACAAGCGGACACCACTGCGTTTTGTTGGACGAGAGGCTGTTGTCACCACTCAATGCTTGAATGGATGGTAATTACTAATTATCCCCTTCCCCTTTAAACAATCCATCGTATTCTTTAGGTCAGCTCTCTTGCATATCGCACTTGCAAATACTCGTGCCTTGATCCCCGAGTTATCCATACAGGTACGTGGTCAAGACACTGGACAACGCAGAGAGTGTAAAATTGCAGTATCGTTCCCTTGCAAAGGCACCCGATCATTCATCCTCACAAACTATCTCGAGTAGCAAGACTGCCAGCTGGCTGTAGTATCGTTTTTCTCAACTGCCCAACCTAGCCTGTAACTAAAGCGAAAGTCGAGCTCTCAATGTAATCTAGCTTTTGTATTCTTTAAATGACTGCAACTCTGCAAGGGGTATAGATGTATATTCTACAGAAAATCAATGTAATATACACAGATGAGGATAGAGATGTGAATGATGATACACAAGTAAAATTTGCTTTtatttccattaaaaaaaaattcctgtCAACATTTCTTGTAAACAGTTACTGTTATCTGTTAAGTATTGAGAACCAGTGGAGCTCAGGCAAACAAAAACAGGGAGAATCTGATAGAGCATATTATGGAATCGACGAATCACAGCTAGATTCTCCAAAAACAGGGATTCAAAAACAGGGTAGATTCTCCATGGATGATAGAAAGTTGCAGGTTGAATAAATGGAGGCTGCTGCAGCTCTAACAGCCAAATCCCTGTCAGAATCTTTGTCCAATCTGCAATCATGAAAAGAGGGTGAAATTATTATTGGTTTCACCAGGAATTCTATGTTAGTGGCAACATAAACACTTACTTGTGGTCATTGGGGAATGCAGTAACCTGATATAAACCATTGGGCATGTCATGTTTGAGAAGGCCATGCACACATTGCAACTGCATTTCCCTTAGTTTTTTCTGCCAAGTTTCCTGAAATGAGTCGGAAAAGATTCAGAAACTAGAACGAGGGTGTTCCTTACCAAGGTATTGACTGTCGAGTAATTGGTAATCATCCCAAAGGCTCGGAAACTAGGACTAGGGTGTTCCTTATAAAGGTGTTGACTGTTGAGTTCTTGGTAATCATCCCAAAGATTCAGAAACTAGAACTAGGGTGTTCCTTAGAAAACTCACCAGTTGAGATTCTTCTTCAAATAGAGATTTATCCATCTGATCAAATAATGCACTCCATCTAGCATGATGAGCAGTAGCAGTAGATTTGTCACATTGAACAATAGAACTGTTTATACTGCAAGGCTCATTCTCTTGATTAGAAGCAAAATCTTTTGAGATTAGGCAAGGAAACTCGGTCTGAATAACAGCTTGGACTCTCTTCCTACTGTGTCTCAGTGCTGAAAATGTATAGCAGATTAGTGGCTCCCTTAAATCCGATGCCCAAAATTTCAGAAAAGTTAGCTGAAAGCATACCTGCAAGACGACCTTTAACATCTTGATTAAGCAATTCCAGCCATTGTGAGGCCACGTTTGCAGCTAAAGATCAAAGCACAAATAAGATTAGTTCATGGAACCTTTCTGTTATGCTGCAGAAGCCTTACTGGTTCTGCATGACATTGAAATTGTAAGAAAGTAAAGAGGAAGCAAAACCAACCTTTAATGGAAAGAGAAGTAACAC of Ipomoea triloba cultivar NCNSP0323 chromosome 3, ASM357664v1 contains these proteins:
- the LOC116014128 gene encoding U-box domain-containing protein 62; translation: MASEEMGLFSAQRLDNGLNPLPQLVFPESFSCGPPPPPPPRRDSAAASSSASAAVVGDPGPKTTRELTGFLDHHHYFRPQPPQATEFRGSVFADRRDCHNWNASSRASTTPSGDGSEDDEDDDDEDDNEDENEAEGRAVVDNNSKVNNNSDKVGNQKPKDIPNFGSTEGNLRQCGSRNSGEEARNAVTVADANGAIYYSQYLQGTGVSSGQKDIVVIDNNGCGFSGRKEGSYSSESGEPLRAILSDPITGALMDDGVILPCGHSFGNGGVEHVIRTKSCYNCAQPVSEDSVAPNLSLRAAVQAFRREEESQVNRPPKRRKERPEQEKGASGDSMLGDPKGRGVQFPFVVTDRVIIKGNKRTPLRFVGREAVVTTQCLNGWYVVKTLDNAESVKLQYRSLAKAPDHSSSQTISSSKTASWL